Part of the Lysobacter enzymogenes genome is shown below.
TGCCTGCTGATCTCGACCCGCTTCGCCGAAACCGCGCAGGCCCACCGAGTGTGCGCGCCGCTGGGCATGCGCGAGCAACTCACGTTCTATCCCGAACCGGTCAACGCGATCACCGCGGCGCCGGCCGGCGGCAACGGCTTCGTGTTCGCCAAGGACGTGGGCGGCAACGAGTTCTGGCAGCTGCACTGGTTCGACCTGGGCACGCGCCAGACCCGCCTGCTGACCGACGGCAAATCGCGCAATCAGTCGCCGCTGTTCTCGCACGACGGCAAGCAGCTGGCGTACAGCAGCACCCGCCGCAACGGCAAGGACACCGATGTGTGGGTCGGCGGTTTCCCCAGCGGCGAGGCGCGCGCGGTGGTGACCGAAGGCGGCCAGTGGAGCGCGCAGGATTTCTCGCCCGACGGCAAGCAGTTGCTGGTCATCAAGTACGTGTCGGCGAGCGAGTCGTATCCGGGCATCGTCGATCTGGCCAGCGGCAAGCTGACGCTGTTCCCGGTCGACGGCGGCAAGGCCGCGATCAGCGACTTCCGTTTCTCGCGCGACGGCCGCTCGGTGTATTACGTCTCCGACGAAATCGTCGCCGGCAAGCCGCAGGAGTTCCGCACCCTGCGCCGGCACGAACCGGCCAGCGGCAAGTTCGACGTGCTCAGCGCGAAGATTCCGTGGGACGTCGACGGGCTCGCGCTGTCCGACGACGGTAGCCGCCTGCTCTACGTCAGCAACGAGGACGGCATCGGCAAGCTGCACGTGCTGTCGCTGCCGGAGCATCGGGAGATCGCCTTGCCGGAGCTGCCGGTCGGCGCGATCGGCCGCAGCGAGTTTTCGCCCGACGGCAAGCGCATCGCCTTGTCGATCAACTCGTCGACCTCGCCGAGCGACGTGTACGTGATCGATATCGACGCGCGCAAGCTGACCCGCTGGACGCGCAGCGAAGTCGGCGGCCTGGATTCGTCGAAGTTCGTCGCGCCGACGCTGGTGCGCTACCCGACCTTCGACCAGGTCGACGGCAAGCCGCGCACGATTCCGGCGTTCTACTACCGCCCCGCCGGCGCGGCGGCCGGCAAGAAACTGCCGGTGGTGATCCAGATCCACGGCGGCCCGGAAGGGCAGTCGCAGCCGACCTTCAACCCGACCGCGCAGTTCCTCGCCAACGAACTCGGCGTGGCGGTGTTGCTGCCGAACGTGCGCGGCTCGACCGGCTACGGCCGCACCTACCTCGGCCTGGACAACGCGGAAAAGCGCGAGGATTCGGTCAAGGACATCGGCGCGCTGCTGGATTGGGTCGGCAAGCAGCCCGAACTCGACGCCGGCCGCGTCGGCGTGTACGGCGGCAGCTACGGCGGCTACATGGTGCTGGCCTCGCTGATGCACTACAGCGACCGCATCCGCGCCGGCGTCGACGTGGTCGGCATCTCCGACTTCAGCACCTTCCTCAACAACACCGAGAGCTATCGCCGCGACCTGCGCCGCGCCGAGTACGGCGACGAGCGCATTCCGGAGATGAAGGCGGTGTTCGACCGCATCTCGCCGCTGAAGAACGCCGCCAAGATCCGCTCGCCGCTGTTCGTCGCGCAGGGCAAGAACGATCCGCGCGTGCCTTACACCGAGGCCGAGCAGATCGTGAAGGCGGTGCGCGGCAACGGCCAGCCGGTGTGGTTCCTGATGTTCGACGACGAAGGCCACGGCTTCCAGAAGAAAGGCAACGCGGATTACTTCGGCGCGGCGATGATGCAGTTCTGGCAGCAGCACCTGATCGGCGGCAACGCGGCCGCGGGCCAGCGCTGAGGGCGACGCGCACGGCCCGGCGCTGCCGGGCCGTTGCGGTCTGGGGCCAACCCTAGCCCTGCGGCCGGAAGTCATTGAAACGCAACAATTCTCTGGGGTTTTCCCCACTGGGGCCTTGGCGGATTTCTGGCTAAGTTGTTGTGCATCCAGCGCAGCGAGCCGCCAGGCCATGACCGATCCGATCCAAGCCGGGCTGCACGCCCGCCCGGCCCTGCCGCCGCCGTCGACGCCGGAGCAACTGCCGCAGGCCTTGCGCGACGCGCCCGCGCCGCTGGCGCGCGCGCAGGTCGATGCGCTCGACGACGACGGCGTGCAGGCCTTCGCCGATGCGGTGCGCGCGCTGCCGTTGGCCGAGCGCGAAACGCTCGCCAACGATCTGGCCGGCAAGCTCGACGCGCCGCAGTTGCGCAAGCTCGAACCCGCCTTCGGCCGCGACGCCGTCGAGGCCGCGGTCGAACGCAACGGCGGGCCCGAACTGCGCGAGGCCTACGCTGCGCTGCCGCCCGATCACGCCGACCCCGGCCAGACCCGCGACATCTCCGCCAGCGTGACCAACCCCGACGGCGGCGAAGTCAACGACGCGGTCTGGACCGTCGACGACCGCGGCCGCCCGATTCACGCCGAAGCCACCTTGCGCACCGTGTTCAGCGACATCGACCGCAGCGATGCCGAAACCCAGGCCCAGCGCACGGCCGCCGACCGCGGCGTCGACGGCGATCAGGGCGGCCACCTGCTCGGCCATCGCTTCGTCACCGACCAGGGCCTGAAGAACCTGTTCCCGCAGAACGGCAACTTCAACATGGGCGCGTACAAGACCCTGGAGAACGAATGGGCGGCGTGGATCGACAAGGGCATGGACGTGCGGGTGAACATCGAGCTGACCCCGCGCGACGCCGACCGACCGGACCGGGTTCGCATTTCCTATGAGGTCCTCGACCCGGGCGACGGCCACAGGGTTTACGATCAGCGCGTGAGCTTCGACAACCGCGCCGGCCAGCGCTACGCCCGCGTCGACGCGGGCGAGATGGACGGACTGATCGCGGCCAGCTGACCGCAAGGACTTCAAGCACGCTATGAACAGAGACGAATTGCTCGGCGAGATCGCCCGCCTGATCGTGGTCGACCCCAAGGCCGGCGAGCGCCCGTGGGACGGTTATGCGCTGATCGCGTGGTACGGCGAAGGCATCAGCCGCCTCAACGGCTTCCGCTACGACAAGGGCCAGCCGGGCGAAGCGCTGACGCCGTCGGGCGTGGAGATCGAGAACCGGCTCGAAGAACTGCGCCGGGTCACCCAGAAGCCCGGCGAGTCGCCGTGGCGGGTGTGCATCATGCGCATCAACCGCGAAGCGGCCGAAGTGGCGATCGATTTCGAGTACGAAGAACCGGGCAAGTGGTACGTCACTCCCGACAGCGCAGCGGCGATCGCCGAGCGGGTGCGGCCCTGCTGAGCGGTTGAGCCGCCCTTGTAGGAGCGGCGCGAGCCGCGACCGCAGGGTAGCCGTTTGCGCCGTAAGCGCGGTGTCGCGGTCGCGGCTCGCGCCGCTCCTACAGTCGCCCTCGGCGGCCATCGGCCCGATCGCCTGAACCACCCCGCCACGCCGCGCATGGCCGGCGCGCGCCGCAGCGTCCACAATGGCCTCAGCCGCGCATTCCGCGCGCGGCCACGGACGGCCTGCCGGCGCCGCGCGCGCCGGCCGCGATTCCGCCATCACGAGGCCTTCGATGAGCTGGCTCAAGCGTCTGCGCGTGGACACCTTCACCCTGGCCCTGCTGGCCACGGTCGCCCTGGCCTGGAAATTCCCGCTGCACGGCGCGCCGGCGCAGTGGATGGACGATTTCACCGACCTGGCCATCGCCGCGCTGTTCTTCCTGCACGGCGCGCGCCTGTCGCGCGAGGCCATCCTCGCCGGCATGCTGCACTGGCGCCTGCACCTGGTCATCTTCGCCAGCACCTTCATCCTGTTTCCGCTGCTCGGCCTCGCGCTCAAACCGCTGTCGGGCCATTTGCTGACGCCGGAGCTGTACCTGGGCCTGCTGTTCCTGTGCACCCTGCCCTCGACCGTGCAGTCGTCGATCGCCTTCACCTCGATGGCCGGCGGCAACGTGCCCGCGGCGGTGTGCAGCGCGTCGGCGTCGAGCCTGCTCGGCGTGTTCATCACCCCGCTGCTGCTCAGCGCGCTGGCCGGCGCGCACGGCGGCATGGCCGATCCCAGCGACGCCATCGGCAAGATCATGTTGCAGCTGCTGGTGCCGTTCGTGGCCGGCCACCTGCTGCGGCGCTGGATCGGCGGCTGGGTCGAGCGCCGGCGCGCGGTGCTGCGCTACACCGACCAGGGCACGGTGCTGCTGGTGGTCTACACCGCGTTCTCGGCCTCGATGAACAGCGGCCTGTGGCAGAGCACGCCGCTGGTCGCGCTGTACGTGGTGATCGCGGTGTGCGCGCTGTTGCTGGCGGTGGTGATGCTGACGACCACCTTCGCCGCACGCCGGCTCGGGTTCTCGCGCGCGGACGAAATCGCCATCGTGTTCTGCGGTTCGAAGAAGAGCCTCGCGACCGGCGTGCCGATGGCGAAGATTCTGTTCGCCAGCAGCGCGCTCGGCGCGATCGTGTTGCCGGTGATGATCTTCCACCAGATCCAGCTGATCGTCTGCGCGCAACTGGCGCAGCGCTACGCGCGCAAGGCGCCGGTGCGGGCGACGCTGGAGGAAGCGGCGGACTGAGCGCTCAACGCGCGTCCTTCACCACCTCGCCGCCCTTGACCACCACCGGCACCGCTTCGAGCAACCGCACGTCCTGGGTCGGATCGCCGGCAACCGCGATCAAATCGCCCCAACGCCCGGCTTCGATCAGGCCCACGTCCTTGCGCCCCAGCGCCTGCGCCGCGTCGACGGTGGCCGCGCGGATCGCCTGCGCAGGGCTCATGCCGTAGCGCGTCATCAGCGCGAACTGCCTGCCGTTGAGGCCGTGCGGATACACCCCCGCGTCGGTGCCGTAGACCATCTTGACCCCGGCCGCATGCGCGCGGCGGAAGTTCTCGCGCTGGATGTCGGCGACTTCGCGGTCCTTGCGCAGGTTGTCTTCCAGCACGCCGTTCTTCTTGCCCTCGGCCTGGGTGTAGTCGGTGTTGTAGATGTCCATCGACAGCCAAGCGCCATGCTGCTTGGCCAGGCGGATGCCTTCCTCGTCGATCAGGCTGGCGTGCTCGATGGTGTCGACGCCGGCGCGGATCGCGTCGCGGATGCCGGCGGCGCCGTGCGCGTGCGCGGCCACGCGCAGGCCCCACTGGTGCGCTTCGTCGGCGACCGCCTTCATTTCCTCATAGCTCATCTGCTGCTGGCCGGGCTCGGTGTTGCGCGAGAACACCCCGCCGGTGGCGCAGATCTTGATCACTTGCGCGCCGTATTTGCGCAGCTCGCGCACGCTCTTGCGCGCTTCCTCGACCGAGTCGGCGTTGTAGGGATTCTTCTGCGCCATCGACGGCGGGAAATAAGTCGAATCGCAATGGCCGCCGGTGGCGCCGAAGGAATAGGCGGCGGTGACGATGCGCGGGCCGTCGAGCTTGCCCTCGTCGATGGCCTGGCGCAGGCCGACGTCGTTCCAGGCGTCGGCGCCGACGTTGCGCACGGTGGTGAAGCCGGCCTGCAAGGTCTGTTGCGCGTGCTTGACCGCCAGCACCGACCAGAACCGGTCGTTGAACTGCAGGCCGGTGTAGCCGCCGTAGCTGGGGTCCGAATCCAGGTGCACGTGCATGTCGATCAGGCCCGGTAGCACGGTCATGCCGGCCAGATCGAGCCGGCGCGCGCCCTCGGGCGCGGCGTCGCCGGCGCGGCCGACCGCGGCGATGCGGCCGTCGCGGATCACGATCTGCGGGTTGTCGGTCAGGCGCCCGCTGGCGGGGTCGAACAGTTTGGCTGCGGTCACCACCAAGGTCTGCGGCGCCTGCTGCGCGGCCGCCGGCAGCGCCGCGGCCAACAGCAGCGCCGACAGCGCGCACGCCAAACCGGAACGCGCCGCGCGCGGCGCTCGCGAAATCTTTTGCTGCATCATCGGCACCGATCTCCCCATCGGCGGAACAGTGCGGCGAGTATAGGCACGGCGGCGATGCGCCGCGCCAGTGCAGCGCGGCTCAGTAGACCGCGCCGTGGCGGACTTTCAGGCGGATCGCGTCGAGCGCCTTCGGCGCGCGCAGGGGATTGTCGGCCAGCACGATGAAGTGGGCCTCGAAGCCTTCGGCGATGCGGCCGACGCGCCGCTGCGGGAACAGCAGCGACGGCGTGTGCTCCACCGCCGCACGCCACAGCTGCGCCGGCGGCATCACCTGCAACCCGGCCAGATAATCGATCTCGACGCGCACCGTGGCGTCGAAGCGGTCGCTGCCGAGCGCCAGCGGCACGCCGGCGGCGAGCAAACGGCGCAGGTTGTCGCGCTGCAGCGCGCGCACGCGCTCGAGTTCGGCCGCGTCGTCGCCGGCGAGCAGTTGCGCGGCGTTGGCGGTGGCGATCAGCGGGATCTTGCGCTGCGCGGCGAGGGCGATGGAGGCGTCGTCGAGGCGATAGTCGGCCTCGCTGCGTCCGTCCCAGATCTGATAGCCCGGCAGATGCGCGAGGATGTCCACGCCGGCCTCGACCGCGACCCGGAAATCCGCGGCCGATTCGACGTGCGCGGCCACCCGCAGGCCGTCGGCATGCGCGCGCCGCACCAGCGGCGCCAGCAGTTCGGGGCGCAGGCCGTTGCGGCCGTAATAGCGCGCATCGCCGCGCCGTTCGGGACGCTCGCTGTGCACCAGCACGACCTTGATCAGGTCCGGCCGCGCCGCACGCAGCTTCGGCCATTTGCGCTCGATGTCGTCGAGCGTGTCCATCACCAGGTAGTCGCGGTCGTGCACGTCTTCGACCGGCCGCAGGCTGCCGTCGGGATTGCTGCGCGCCATCGCCAGCGGATGGCCGTCGGAGCTGGACACGCAGGCGCTGGCGTAGAGCACGTCCAGCGGCGCGTCCGCGCCTAGCGCCTGTTTGGCCTGGGCGGTGCCGTCGGGATCGCCGCACAGCATCGCCGCGTACTGCACGCCGCCGGCGAGGTAGCGTTCGCGGAAGTTGCGCGCGCCCCAGGCGTTCTGCAGGTTGTGGTTGTGCGCCTCGGCCAGCGGCGGCGTGGCGTAGCCGCCGGCGAGATCGACCACGCGCTCGACCCGCTCAGGGCGCGTGCGGGTCAATGCGCCGTCGACGGCGTACCAAGTGCCGGCGCGGAAGTCTTCGCCGTCGAACCAATGGCCGTTGCGGAATTCGACGGCGCCTGCGGCTGATGCGGGAGCGATTGCGGTGGAAGCGATCGATACCGAAGCCGCGGCCAGCGCGGCGAAAGCCAAACACGAAGCGATCAGATGCGGAACAACGTTGCGGCGCACGAGCTTCTCCAACGGAAACGAGTCCGTAGGATGCTCATGCGTCGCAAAGGGTTGCGCGGCTCAGCCGAGTTGGTGCAGCTCGAACGCCGCCGCGGGCTGCAACGCCGGCAACAGCCAATGATCGACCAGCAGGAACGCGAACAGCGCCATCAGGTAGACGATGGAGTAGTTGAACACCTTCATCGCGTACAGCTCGTCCGGCGGGTCCATCAGCTTCCAGGCGTAGTACAGGAACACCGCGCCGAGCACCAACGCGCCGCCGAGGTAGAACAGCCCGCTCATGCCGGCCGCCCACGGCAGCACCGTCACCGCGACCAGCAGCACCGTGTAGAACAGGATCTGCCAGCGCGTGTACTGCACGCCGTGGGTCACCGGCAGCATCGGCACCATCGCGCGCGCGTAGTCGGCGCGGCGGAAGATCGCCAGCGCCCAGAAGTGCGGCGGGGTCCAGACGAAGATGATCAGCACCAGCAGCAGCGCATGCGCCCAGTCCCACTCGCCCTGCATGCCGGTCACCGCGGCCCAGCCCAGCAGCGGCGGCGCCGCGCCGGCGATGCCGCCGATGACGATGTTCTGCGGCGTGGCGCGCTTGAGGTAGACGGTGTAGACCACCGCGTAGCCGATCAGCGAGGCGAAGGTCAGCAACGCGGTGATCACGTTGACCCACAGCACCAGGATCGTCATCGACAACGCCGCCAGCGCCAGCGCGAATATCAACGCCTGGCGCGGCGTGACCTGGCCGGCGACGATCGGCCGCCACGAGGTGCGCGCCATCTTCGCGTCGATGCGCGAATCCAGCAGCTGATTGATCGCCGCGGCCGACGACGCCGCCAGCCAGATGCCGAGGAAGCCGAGGATCGACTGCCGCGCCGGCGGCCAGCCCGGCACCGCCATGAACATGCCGACGATGGCGGTGAACACGATCAGCGCGACCACGCGCGGCTTGGTCAGGTCCCAGTACTGCTTGGCGGTGGGTCGCGGCGCGGCGCTCATCACGGCTCCGGCGTGCGCAGGCGCGCGAGCAGGGACACCAGGGCGAACAACAGCAGCGCGGCGCCGCCGTTGTGCGCCACCGCGACCGCCAGCGGCAGGCCGAGCTTGACGTTGGCGATGCCCAGGCCGATCTGCAACAGCAGCAACGCGCCCAGCAATGTGGCCCAGCCGCGCAGGCCCGGCGTGCGCAGCAGCTTGACCGTCAGCGCCAGCAGCGACACGAACACGATGCCGGCCATGACCCGGTGCGCGAGCTGGATCGCGATGCGCGCCTCGCCGTCGAGGATGCCGCCTTCGTAGTCCACGCCGATGCCGCGCCACAGCACGAAGGCTTCGCCGAAGTCGTGGCGCGGCCACCACTGGCCGACGCAGGTCGGAAAATCGTTGCCGCAGGCCAGCGCGGCGTAGTTGGCGCTGGTCCAGCCGCCGAGCGCGATCTGCACGGTCAGCACGCCGATGCCGGCGAGCACCCAGCCGCGCAGCCGCGCCGCGTCGGCGAGCCGGATCGGCTGGTGGGTCGCGCGCCACGCGGTCCACACCAGCAGCGAGAACGTCAGCAGGCCGCCGAGCAGATGCGCCATCACCACCACGGGCTTGAGCAGCCAGGTCACCGTCCACATGCCGAGCAAGGCCTGGAAGATGATGACCGCGAGGGTGATCGCCGACACCCGCGACAGGTCGGTGTTGCTCCAGCGCGCGGCCGCGGCGATCAGGATCGCTTCGCCGACGATCGCCAGCGCCGATGCGGCGACGTGCTGGCCCTTCATGTACAGCGGAATGCCGATCGCGACCAGCAGCGAGGCCAGCGCGATCTGCATCATGCCCTTGCTGCGCCGGCGCGCCGACACCAGCGCCAGGGTCAGCACCAGCACGCCGAGCAGGCCGGCGATCATGCGGTGGAACTGCTCGCGCCAGGCCTTGTGCACTTCGACCGGGCGGATCTGGGTGGCGACGTGGTCGACGGCCTGGTGCGGGTCGGTCGGCCACGCGGCGCGGCCGTAGCAGGTCGGCCAGTCGGGGCAGCTCAGGCCGGCGTTGGACAGGCGCACGAACGCGCCGAACACGATCACGCACAGGGCCAGCGCCACCGCCAGCCAGGCGATGCGGTGGAAATTCTTGTACAGCCCGGAACTGCTCAGGCCGGTAAGGCTGGATACGCTCATTGCTTTGGCTTGGTCTCGCTAAAGGGCGCCGCGCGCTCGGCAGCGGCGCCGGGCGCCCGCCACGGGCCGCGCCGGCCCGTCGTTACATCAGTTTCAGCAGCCGGCTCAGGTCGCTGCGCAGCCCGCCGGGTTGGAAGCCGGGAGCGTAGCGCAGAATCGCGAAGCCGTTCGGGTCGATCACGTAGACCGGGGTCCCGGCCGGGTCGTTCAGGCGCGGCAGGCGCTCGCGCAGTTGCGGCGCGTCGGCGAGCACGCGCAGCGAGGCCGGGCGCGCCGCGCCGGCCGGCGGTTCGCCGAGCCACAGGATGTCGACCTGGTCGGCGTCCTTGCCGAACAG
Proteins encoded:
- a CDS encoding S9 family peptidase, giving the protein MSLRRLLSTKPSPRQAAREPAALRAALAAALTLACAGAAHAQTPAPVERLHQGNRTSENVPPVSAELLERLNRYQNTRGAGFAGWTQDGCLLISTRFAETAQAHRVCAPLGMREQLTFYPEPVNAITAAPAGGNGFVFAKDVGGNEFWQLHWFDLGTRQTRLLTDGKSRNQSPLFSHDGKQLAYSSTRRNGKDTDVWVGGFPSGEARAVVTEGGQWSAQDFSPDGKQLLVIKYVSASESYPGIVDLASGKLTLFPVDGGKAAISDFRFSRDGRSVYYVSDEIVAGKPQEFRTLRRHEPASGKFDVLSAKIPWDVDGLALSDDGSRLLYVSNEDGIGKLHVLSLPEHREIALPELPVGAIGRSEFSPDGKRIALSINSSTSPSDVYVIDIDARKLTRWTRSEVGGLDSSKFVAPTLVRYPTFDQVDGKPRTIPAFYYRPAGAAAGKKLPVVIQIHGGPEGQSQPTFNPTAQFLANELGVAVLLPNVRGSTGYGRTYLGLDNAEKREDSVKDIGALLDWVGKQPELDAGRVGVYGGSYGGYMVLASLMHYSDRIRAGVDVVGISDFSTFLNNTESYRRDLRRAEYGDERIPEMKAVFDRISPLKNAAKIRSPLFVAQGKNDPRVPYTEAEQIVKAVRGNGQPVWFLMFDDEGHGFQKKGNADYFGAAMMQFWQQHLIGGNAAAGQR
- a CDS encoding DNA/RNA non-specific endonuclease, encoding MTDPIQAGLHARPALPPPSTPEQLPQALRDAPAPLARAQVDALDDDGVQAFADAVRALPLAERETLANDLAGKLDAPQLRKLEPAFGRDAVEAAVERNGGPELREAYAALPPDHADPGQTRDISASVTNPDGGEVNDAVWTVDDRGRPIHAEATLRTVFSDIDRSDAETQAQRTAADRGVDGDQGGHLLGHRFVTDQGLKNLFPQNGNFNMGAYKTLENEWAAWIDKGMDVRVNIELTPRDADRPDRVRISYEVLDPGDGHRVYDQRVSFDNRAGQRYARVDAGEMDGLIAAS
- a CDS encoding bile acid:sodium symporter family protein, translating into MSWLKRLRVDTFTLALLATVALAWKFPLHGAPAQWMDDFTDLAIAALFFLHGARLSREAILAGMLHWRLHLVIFASTFILFPLLGLALKPLSGHLLTPELYLGLLFLCTLPSTVQSSIAFTSMAGGNVPAAVCSASASSLLGVFITPLLLSALAGAHGGMADPSDAIGKIMLQLLVPFVAGHLLRRWIGGWVERRRAVLRYTDQGTVLLVVYTAFSASMNSGLWQSTPLVALYVVIAVCALLLAVVMLTTTFAARRLGFSRADEIAIVFCGSKKSLATGVPMAKILFASSALGAIVLPVMIFHQIQLIVCAQLAQRYARKAPVRATLEEAAD
- a CDS encoding metal-dependent hydrolase family protein, coding for MMQQKISRAPRAARSGLACALSALLLAAALPAAAQQAPQTLVVTAAKLFDPASGRLTDNPQIVIRDGRIAAVGRAGDAAPEGARRLDLAGMTVLPGLIDMHVHLDSDPSYGGYTGLQFNDRFWSVLAVKHAQQTLQAGFTTVRNVGADAWNDVGLRQAIDEGKLDGPRIVTAAYSFGATGGHCDSTYFPPSMAQKNPYNADSVEEARKSVRELRKYGAQVIKICATGGVFSRNTEPGQQQMSYEEMKAVADEAHQWGLRVAAHAHGAAGIRDAIRAGVDTIEHASLIDEEGIRLAKQHGAWLSMDIYNTDYTQAEGKKNGVLEDNLRKDREVADIQRENFRRAHAAGVKMVYGTDAGVYPHGLNGRQFALMTRYGMSPAQAIRAATVDAAQALGRKDVGLIEAGRWGDLIAVAGDPTQDVRLLEAVPVVVKGGEVVKDAR
- a CDS encoding amidohydrolase family protein, whose protein sequence is MRRNVVPHLIASCLAFAALAAASVSIASTAIAPASAAGAVEFRNGHWFDGEDFRAGTWYAVDGALTRTRPERVERVVDLAGGYATPPLAEAHNHNLQNAWGARNFRERYLAGGVQYAAMLCGDPDGTAQAKQALGADAPLDVLYASACVSSSDGHPLAMARSNPDGSLRPVEDVHDRDYLVMDTLDDIERKWPKLRAARPDLIKVVLVHSERPERRGDARYYGRNGLRPELLAPLVRRAHADGLRVAAHVESAADFRVAVEAGVDILAHLPGYQIWDGRSEADYRLDDASIALAAQRKIPLIATANAAQLLAGDDAAELERVRALQRDNLRRLLAAGVPLALGSDRFDATVRVEIDYLAGLQVMPPAQLWRAAVEHTPSLLFPQRRVGRIAEGFEAHFIVLADNPLRAPKALDAIRLKVRHGAVY
- a CDS encoding heme o synthase, with the protein product MSAAPRPTAKQYWDLTKPRVVALIVFTAIVGMFMAVPGWPPARQSILGFLGIWLAASSAAAINQLLDSRIDAKMARTSWRPIVAGQVTPRQALIFALALAALSMTILVLWVNVITALLTFASLIGYAVVYTVYLKRATPQNIVIGGIAGAAPPLLGWAAVTGMQGEWDWAHALLLVLIIFVWTPPHFWALAIFRRADYARAMVPMLPVTHGVQYTRWQILFYTVLLVAVTVLPWAAGMSGLFYLGGALVLGAVFLYYAWKLMDPPDELYAMKVFNYSIVYLMALFAFLLVDHWLLPALQPAAAFELHQLG
- a CDS encoding COX15/CtaA family protein; translated protein: MSVSSLTGLSSSGLYKNFHRIAWLAVALALCVIVFGAFVRLSNAGLSCPDWPTCYGRAAWPTDPHQAVDHVATQIRPVEVHKAWREQFHRMIAGLLGVLVLTLALVSARRRSKGMMQIALASLLVAIGIPLYMKGQHVAASALAIVGEAILIAAAARWSNTDLSRVSAITLAVIIFQALLGMWTVTWLLKPVVVMAHLLGGLLTFSLLVWTAWRATHQPIRLADAARLRGWVLAGIGVLTVQIALGGWTSANYAALACGNDFPTCVGQWWPRHDFGEAFVLWRGIGVDYEGGILDGEARIAIQLAHRVMAGIVFVSLLALTVKLLRTPGLRGWATLLGALLLLQIGLGIANVKLGLPLAVAVAHNGGAALLLFALVSLLARLRTPEP